The following are encoded together in the Proteiniphilum saccharofermentans genome:
- a CDS encoding hybrid sensor histidine kinase/response regulator transcription factor, translating into MKRLFRLILLFPIFLWCHPSLWGQSSFLFKQLEVRDGLSHNQINHIFKDSKGFMWFSTASGLNRYDGYKFKVFFHNPSDNYSLPDNWVSNVQEDINGRLWIHTADGYVVFNPDKEKFERSQILLNEMGITKPVDLIFIDKDKNMWCYANSFGFYKYQPDTGKSVFFPQNGQTGQLSSGIITDIKEAEESYLFVFQSGLIQYMDKSSLRITYTDNYIQQQQKGNAHNYQAFVDADNDVWIYSDIPLGTWLYHSRQKEWKHLGSKQSDFPFLLSSDMIQDIIQDPNGLIWMATDHGGIDIIDKKTNTLTNLRNLPYDKRSIAHNSINCIYPDNTGIIWIGTYKNGISYYSESIYKFGIEHLNYFKKVDNFKPDVNSIIKDEKGSIWVGTNGSGLVRLDTKTGSYHIYSHDPSDNSSLTNNVIVSLCAAKNGKLWIGTYLSGMDCFDGKEFIHYRHDPNDPNSLANDNVWSIVEDRSGMIWIGTLGSGLQKLNPDNRQFTTFNNSTQQQLSSEYISSLFLGTNDKLILGTAIGITIFDIQTGHSEILMGNRKGDQSFTNLNVNQVYEDSRGLIWVGTREGLNIWDPKQDKITQLYKSDGLTDNVISGIIEDNQHNMWITTSNGVSNIIIHTDSKTDEYHLSFVNYSEVDGLQSHEFNLRSVFKSSDGEILLGGTNGFNIFNPKNIRYNTSQPKVLFTGLKLFNEDVLVGVEYNGNKILSSELNRVEEVTFKYGQNVFSVEFSAMNYVLPEKTTYAYMLEGFNTDWLLTDHGVHSVTYTNLAPGKYTLRVKAANSDGFWSEESTALQIRIKPPFWLSAGAYIFYAFLLISILLLARYMIIRNEQQKFKMKQIELEAQRKHEMDEMKLRFFTNVSHELRTPLTLIISPLENMMKSVADDHQKHQLSLIHKNAIRLLNMVNQLLDFRKSDVNEHSLNLSYGDIISFLKNSFTYFTEYAEKKNIRLTFFSSVDELRMVFDEDKMRKIMMNLLSNAIKFTEKNGTVDVLVKLLPKNGETDPEQIEIRIIDTGIGIKDDEKKRIFERFYQGKTKNEDFPGSGIGLHIVKEFISICKGTIHVYDNAPKGSMFVLQFPVDRLKYIVSQPEVTKEKQIENPGDVVSTGENDEAPERNEIRILLVDDNDDFRYFMKDTLKTEFSLLDASNGKEAWEKILEFSPDIIISDVMMPEMDGYELCEKVKNDVRTSHIPLILLTAHTAQEQELRGLETGADDYITKPFNFDILLLRINKILELRSYRQNRFKNQIKIEPAEITITPLDEKLIKNAIKLVEDNIDDSEFSVERLSKDLGISRVHLYKKMISVTGKSPIEFIRIIRLKRAAQLLRESQLNISEIAYQVGFNNPKSFSKYFKEEFDILPSQYQNNPSLYSDNKPETPL; encoded by the coding sequence ATGAAGAGATTATTCCGTCTTATTTTACTTTTTCCCATTTTTCTCTGGTGTCACCCATCTCTTTGGGGACAATCTTCATTTCTCTTTAAACAACTGGAGGTTCGTGACGGACTTTCCCATAATCAAATTAATCATATTTTCAAAGACAGTAAAGGTTTTATGTGGTTCTCCACCGCATCGGGTTTAAACAGGTATGATGGATATAAATTTAAAGTGTTTTTTCACAATCCGAGTGACAATTATTCATTACCGGATAATTGGGTCAGCAATGTACAGGAAGATATAAACGGACGGCTTTGGATCCATACAGCTGATGGATACGTAGTGTTCAATCCCGACAAAGAAAAATTCGAAAGGAGTCAGATTCTGTTAAATGAAATGGGCATAACAAAGCCGGTCGATCTTATCTTTATCGATAAAGATAAAAATATGTGGTGTTATGCAAATTCATTCGGATTTTACAAGTACCAGCCGGATACAGGCAAATCGGTATTCTTCCCTCAAAACGGGCAAACGGGACAATTAAGCAGCGGGATTATTACCGATATAAAAGAAGCGGAAGAGAGTTATCTGTTTGTTTTTCAATCCGGCCTTATTCAATATATGGACAAAAGCAGTTTACGGATCACTTATACAGACAACTACATTCAACAACAACAGAAAGGCAATGCCCATAATTATCAGGCCTTTGTCGACGCAGACAACGACGTATGGATCTATTCCGATATACCGCTTGGAACCTGGTTATACCATTCCCGGCAAAAAGAATGGAAGCATCTGGGATCAAAACAAAGTGACTTTCCATTTTTATTGTCAAGTGACATGATCCAGGATATTATCCAGGATCCCAACGGGCTGATCTGGATGGCAACCGACCATGGGGGAATAGATATTATCGATAAAAAAACCAACACGTTGACAAATTTGCGGAACCTGCCTTACGACAAACGAAGCATTGCGCACAACAGCATTAATTGTATTTATCCCGACAATACAGGTATCATCTGGATCGGCACCTATAAAAACGGAATATCTTACTACAGCGAAAGTATTTACAAATTCGGCATTGAACATCTCAATTATTTCAAAAAGGTAGATAACTTCAAACCCGATGTAAATTCCATTATTAAAGATGAAAAAGGAAGTATCTGGGTCGGCACAAACGGAAGCGGATTGGTCCGTTTAGATACAAAGACCGGATCATATCATATTTACAGCCATGATCCGTCCGACAATTCCTCTCTGACCAATAATGTGATCGTCAGCCTGTGTGCTGCCAAAAACGGAAAGTTATGGATCGGCACCTACCTGTCGGGGATGGATTGCTTCGACGGAAAAGAGTTTATTCACTATCGCCATGATCCAAACGACCCGAACAGTCTTGCCAACGATAATGTCTGGTCAATTGTTGAGGACAGATCCGGAATGATCTGGATCGGGACATTGGGAAGTGGACTGCAAAAACTCAATCCGGATAACAGGCAATTCACCACATTCAATAACAGTACACAACAACAACTATCTTCGGAATATATATCCTCACTTTTTTTGGGTACAAACGATAAATTAATTCTCGGAACAGCCATCGGAATTACAATCTTCGATATACAAACCGGACATTCAGAGATCTTAATGGGCAACCGCAAAGGGGATCAGTCCTTTACCAATCTGAACGTGAATCAGGTGTATGAAGACAGCCGCGGACTTATTTGGGTGGGAACCCGGGAAGGGTTGAATATCTGGGATCCCAAACAGGATAAAATCACCCAATTGTACAAAAGCGACGGACTTACCGATAATGTGATCTCAGGAATTATTGAAGATAACCAGCATAATATGTGGATCACTACTTCTAACGGCGTATCCAATATTATTATCCATACCGATTCAAAAACCGATGAATATCATCTTTCTTTTGTGAATTACAGTGAAGTGGATGGCCTGCAAAGCCACGAATTTAATTTACGGTCAGTATTCAAATCTTCCGATGGAGAAATTCTGCTTGGAGGGACCAACGGATTCAATATATTTAATCCGAAAAATATCCGCTATAATACTTCACAACCCAAAGTCCTTTTTACCGGATTGAAACTTTTCAATGAGGATGTTTTGGTCGGAGTAGAATATAACGGGAATAAGATCCTGTCATCGGAGCTGAATCGGGTAGAAGAAGTCACCTTCAAATACGGGCAAAATGTTTTTTCGGTCGAATTTTCCGCCATGAATTATGTGCTCCCTGAAAAAACAACCTATGCCTATATGTTGGAAGGATTTAATACGGATTGGTTATTAACCGACCATGGCGTCCACAGTGTTACTTACACCAATCTCGCCCCGGGAAAATACACTCTTAGGGTAAAGGCCGCAAACAGTGACGGCTTTTGGAGTGAAGAATCCACGGCGCTGCAAATCCGTATAAAACCTCCATTCTGGTTGTCTGCCGGCGCCTATATCTTCTATGCTTTTCTTCTGATCTCTATCCTGTTACTGGCCCGGTATATGATCATAAGAAACGAACAACAGAAGTTTAAAATGAAGCAAATAGAACTGGAAGCACAACGGAAACATGAAATGGATGAAATGAAACTTCGTTTCTTTACCAATGTCAGTCACGAATTGCGCACACCTCTGACATTGATCATATCTCCGTTGGAAAATATGATGAAGTCCGTTGCCGATGACCATCAAAAACACCAGCTTTCTTTGATACACAAAAATGCCATACGACTGTTGAATATGGTGAACCAGTTACTGGATTTCAGAAAAAGCGATGTGAATGAACATTCCCTGAATTTATCCTATGGAGACATTATCTCGTTTTTGAAAAACTCCTTCACCTATTTCACCGAATATGCGGAAAAGAAGAATATCCGGTTGACCTTTTTCTCATCGGTAGATGAGTTGAGAATGGTATTCGATGAAGACAAAATGAGAAAGATAATGATGAATCTTCTCTCTAACGCGATAAAATTTACCGAAAAAAACGGAACTGTGGATGTGTTGGTAAAACTTTTACCTAAAAACGGAGAGACCGATCCTGAACAAATAGAGATAAGAATAATAGACACTGGTATTGGGATAAAAGACGACGAGAAAAAGCGGATCTTTGAACGTTTTTATCAGGGAAAAACAAAAAACGAAGATTTTCCCGGAAGCGGTATCGGATTACATATCGTAAAAGAATTTATTTCTATTTGTAAAGGAACCATTCACGTATACGACAACGCGCCCAAAGGAAGTATGTTTGTTCTTCAATTTCCGGTTGACAGGCTGAAATATATTGTTTCACAACCCGAAGTAACTAAAGAGAAACAGATAGAAAACCCGGGAGATGTGGTAAGTACCGGGGAAAATGACGAAGCCCCGGAAAGGAATGAAATACGGATCCTTTTAGTGGACGATAACGATGATTTCCGCTATTTTATGAAAGATACGTTGAAAACAGAATTTTCGCTACTCGACGCATCCAACGGGAAAGAAGCATGGGAAAAAATTCTTGAATTTTCTCCTGACATCATTATCAGCGATGTGATGATGCCCGAAATGGATGGATACGAACTATGCGAAAAAGTAAAAAATGACGTACGCACATCGCATATTCCCCTCATTCTACTCACGGCACATACAGCCCAGGAACAGGAACTTCGGGGACTTGAAACCGGTGCCGACGATTATATTACAAAACCGTTTAATTTTGATATTTTATTGCTGAGGATTAATAAAATACTGGAGTTAAGATCCTATCGTCAAAACAGATTCAAAAATCAAATAAAAATCGAACCTGCTGAAATAACCATCACTCCGTTGGATGAAAAATTAATTAAGAATGCCATAAAATTGGTAGAGGATAATATTGACGACAGTGAGTTTTCGGTGGAAAGGTTAAGTAAAGATCTGGGGATAAGTAGAGTACATCTTTATAAGAAGATGATATCCGTCACCGGAAAAAGCCCCATTGAGTTTATCCGTATCATCCGTCTTAAACGGGCGGCTCAATTATTAAGGGAAAGCCAGTTAAATATCTCCGAAATAGCATACCAGGTGGGATTCAACAATCCTAAAAGCTTCAGCAAATACTTCAAAGAAGAGTTTGATATTTTACCCTCTCAATACCAAAATAACCCATCCTTATACTCCGATAATAAACCCGAAACACCCCTGTAA
- a CDS encoding IS4 family transposase has product MHKDPFVFSQLVQFMDRNHFNYLVRKYEGDRYVKSFTCWNQLLTMMFGQLTNRESLRDLIVATEAHSGKLYHLGMGKSVTRSNLSKANEQRDYRIFEDYAKFMINEARKRRIDKIFELEGHVYAFDSTTIDLCLSVFEWAKFRKHKGGIKMHTLYDIEAQVPAFVHITPANVHDSKAMLEIPYEPGAHYIFDRGYNDYGNLYTIHRTKGFFVLRAKNNVQMKPRTWKRRLARGIVSDIVGTFTVYKSTKVYPEELRKVICIDPEDGSKYIFLTNNLTATASLISELYRNRWSVELFFKWVKQHLRIKKFWGTSENAVRVQIYCAIITYCLVAIVQHGMKLERSIYEVLQILGISLTDKTHLRDLFDKKNINDVKDLYGSSELNLFNF; this is encoded by the coding sequence ATGCATAAAGACCCATTCGTTTTCTCCCAATTAGTCCAGTTCATGGATAGGAATCACTTCAATTACCTTGTACGCAAGTATGAAGGTGATAGATACGTCAAGAGCTTTACCTGTTGGAATCAGCTACTTACGATGATGTTCGGGCAACTGACCAACCGCGAAAGCCTCCGCGATCTAATTGTAGCGACCGAGGCGCATAGCGGCAAACTTTACCATCTTGGAATGGGAAAGTCGGTGACCCGAAGCAATCTTAGCAAGGCTAATGAGCAGCGCGACTATCGTATATTCGAGGACTATGCCAAGTTCATGATCAACGAGGCAAGGAAGCGGCGGATTGACAAAATCTTCGAGCTTGAAGGGCATGTCTATGCGTTCGATTCGACTACGATTGACCTGTGTCTGTCGGTGTTCGAATGGGCTAAATTCCGTAAGCATAAAGGCGGCATCAAGATGCACACGCTTTACGATATAGAGGCTCAAGTTCCTGCTTTCGTGCATATTACTCCGGCAAACGTACACGATTCCAAGGCTATGCTTGAGATACCATACGAGCCAGGGGCCCATTATATTTTCGATCGCGGCTACAACGATTACGGCAACCTGTACACTATTCACCGCACTAAAGGATTCTTCGTTCTGAGAGCCAAAAACAACGTCCAGATGAAGCCGAGAACTTGGAAAAGGCGACTTGCGCGAGGCATCGTTTCCGACATAGTCGGCACTTTCACCGTGTATAAAAGCACCAAGGTTTATCCGGAGGAACTGCGAAAGGTGATTTGCATCGATCCTGAGGATGGTAGCAAATACATTTTTCTTACCAATAATCTGACAGCCACGGCCTCTCTGATTTCGGAACTTTACCGCAATCGGTGGAGTGTGGAACTATTCTTCAAATGGGTGAAGCAACATCTCCGAATCAAGAAGTTCTGGGGTACATCAGAGAATGCCGTGCGTGTCCAAATCTATTGTGCAATAATTACTTATTGCCTTGTAGCAATAGTTCAACACGGCATGAAATTGGAACGCAGCATCTACGAAGTCCTTCAAATTCTTGGAATCTCGCTTACCGACAAGACCCATTTGCGGGACTTGTTCGACAAAAAGAATATCAATGATGTCAAAGATCTCTATGGTTCGAGTGAACTAAATTTATTCAACTTTTAA
- a CDS encoding ABC transporter permease produces MNIAAIFRRLTKSKSLRIVNLLGLSVIFSCLLLSYQYIRKELSYDRFNENADRIVRLSIQYGDKPIDGRLYLQDVQSELEKIAEIDQFVSISKANTGILIYKGEKRVINDFYAVSPNFFEVFSYSLMMGEPSHVLKSPESILVSQSLAEELLGDENPIGKELSLEGRRVDSKTFFVSGVFNDFPENSHFHTDLLFHRRNDVPEWTYVYLLLNDNNDLLQVKEQIEVHYDAFEDLPEKATVHFMPLTDIHLHSRAQREMEFNGNIYYIYLIAGANILLLVVVLFNLWLNHSLLFSYNNRYYQLLRLNGADASTIFYNEVIPAFLIGLLSILLGGMAAYYLAPILHFPTFKFLSYGTLGLTLCFLGLTLFVSLIPALASISSTMFISTKSSLSPTRFSFTNIRYMLVVQYAIVIFIVIISFGISKQINLIKTTQVGGKTENILVIEEQPEDVKERYELLKTELLKQPEIEQATTAFQLPGTAIRDGVRVTVEGKSEPVSLPLLLVGEDFFSFFGIRPIAGKVLYPYKMTYKEEFDMLMDHVMGKEIPTDLTEQYMLNRKALGMLGFNSPEEAIGKTIQFSQGTLDYIHKGSICGVTDDFTYINIYEESIPLLIMQRQMFRHCFMLKFAPGKEEEGLKIFNEVWNKVNPDYPANYSFLQDVYGKVYRNEFNAGRLVNLFSLLCLIIANLGLIIFMAFIVKRRRKEIAIRKVNGAEPGQIIRMLNMSFIYRIIIAFIIASPLAWWVMQRWLANFAHKTTLDWWIFALAGIAVLLLSVASVSWQSWRASIQNPAEVVKSE; encoded by the coding sequence ATGAATATAGCAGCCATTTTTCGTCGTCTTACGAAAAGTAAGTCTTTGCGCATCGTCAACCTGCTGGGGTTGTCAGTAATTTTTTCTTGTCTGCTCCTATCATATCAATATATCCGCAAAGAGTTGAGTTATGACCGTTTCAATGAAAACGCCGACCGGATCGTGCGGCTGTCTATACAATATGGAGACAAACCCATAGATGGACGACTCTATTTACAAGACGTGCAATCGGAACTGGAGAAGATTGCAGAAATTGATCAATTTGTATCCATCTCCAAAGCCAATACAGGTATATTGATTTATAAGGGCGAGAAACGGGTTATCAATGACTTTTATGCGGTTTCACCCAATTTTTTTGAAGTCTTCAGCTATTCCTTGATGATGGGTGAGCCTTCACATGTCCTGAAATCACCGGAGAGTATCCTTGTCAGCCAATCATTGGCAGAAGAACTATTAGGTGACGAAAATCCTATCGGAAAAGAACTCTCTCTGGAAGGACGAAGAGTAGATTCAAAGACTTTTTTTGTGAGTGGTGTTTTCAACGATTTTCCCGAGAACTCCCATTTTCATACCGATCTACTCTTTCACCGCAGAAATGATGTACCCGAATGGACATATGTTTACCTTTTACTGAATGACAACAACGACCTTTTACAAGTGAAAGAACAGATTGAAGTCCACTATGACGCATTCGAAGATCTTCCGGAAAAGGCGACAGTTCATTTTATGCCACTGACCGATATCCACCTCCATAGCCGGGCACAACGGGAAATGGAATTCAATGGAAATATCTATTATATCTATCTGATTGCAGGCGCCAATATCTTATTGCTGGTAGTGGTGCTTTTCAACTTATGGCTGAATCACAGTCTGTTATTCTCTTATAACAATCGATATTATCAACTATTGAGGTTGAATGGCGCTGATGCTTCTACCATCTTTTATAACGAAGTGATACCGGCCTTTCTGATCGGGTTGCTCTCTATCCTACTTGGAGGAATGGCAGCCTACTATCTTGCGCCTATACTGCATTTCCCTACATTCAAGTTTTTGTCATATGGGACATTAGGATTGACTCTCTGTTTCTTGGGACTAACCTTGTTTGTATCACTTATTCCCGCGCTGGCAAGCATCTCCTCCACGATGTTTATCAGTACCAAAAGTAGCCTTAGTCCGACACGTTTTTCCTTTACCAATATCCGGTATATGCTTGTGGTACAATACGCGATTGTGATATTTATCGTGATCATTTCATTCGGCATATCGAAACAGATCAACCTGATAAAAACAACGCAAGTCGGCGGTAAGACTGAGAATATTCTGGTGATTGAGGAACAACCCGAAGATGTAAAAGAACGCTACGAACTATTGAAAACAGAACTCCTGAAACAACCTGAGATAGAGCAGGCCACTACTGCTTTTCAGTTGCCCGGCACCGCTATTCGCGATGGTGTCAGAGTTACAGTAGAAGGTAAAAGTGAACCTGTATCTCTGCCCCTTCTGTTGGTCGGCGAAGATTTTTTCTCTTTTTTCGGGATAAGACCCATTGCAGGAAAGGTGCTCTATCCCTATAAAATGACTTATAAGGAAGAATTCGACATGTTGATGGATCACGTCATGGGCAAAGAAATCCCAACCGATTTAACGGAACAATATATGCTCAACCGTAAAGCGCTCGGTATGCTGGGATTCAACTCACCGGAAGAGGCAATCGGGAAAACCATCCAATTCTCGCAAGGCACTCTCGATTATATCCACAAAGGCTCTATCTGCGGCGTAACCGATGATTTTACCTATATCAATATCTACGAAGAGTCCATCCCGCTATTGATCATGCAACGGCAAATGTTCCGGCACTGTTTTATGCTGAAATTTGCGCCGGGTAAAGAGGAAGAAGGACTAAAGATATTCAACGAAGTATGGAACAAGGTAAATCCCGACTACCCTGCCAATTACAGTTTCCTACAGGATGTATATGGGAAAGTCTATCGAAATGAGTTCAATGCCGGGCGGCTTGTTAACTTGTTCTCACTATTGTGCCTTATTATTGCCAACCTGGGATTGATCATCTTTATGGCGTTTATCGTCAAACGGCGACGGAAAGAAATCGCCATCAGAAAAGTGAATGGAGCAGAACCCGGACAGATTATCCGGATGCTGAACATGAGTTTCATTTACAGGATCATCATCGCTTTTATCATTGCCTCTCCACTTGCCTGGTGGGTGATGCAGCGATGGTTGGCCAACTTCGCCCATAAAACCACACTGGACTGGTGGATATTCGCCCTGGCAGGCATTGCTGTACTGTTATTGTCGGTCGCTTCCGTATCGTGGCAAAGCTGGCGGGCATCCATACAAAATCCTGCAGAAGTGGTCAAGAGTGAATGA
- a CDS encoding ATP-binding protein — protein sequence MTHRDLEQNILDACFKGKIILLLGARQVGKTTLLKEILSKIDVSHVWLNVDEADILQAFETATTSTQLLQLIGKKNRLVVMDEAQQISDIGKKLKLIYDTDPEIQIIATGSSSFDLQNKMAEPLTGRKRTFYLYPLSYKEISRGQSILEAKRLLDTRLIFGSYPEVVNNPGDEKSILIEIANSYLYKDILKLDNIRKPTHIEKLLQALAFQVGSEVSYNELSRIIGNIDTATIEKYLDLLEKAFIIFKLPALSRNLRNEIKKGKKYYFYDNGIRNVLINNFAGIDFRQDKGALWENFLIAERIKNNHYQGRYANTYFWRTHDKAEIDYIEEEDGVLNAFELKWRTQKVNFANSFLEAYPNNKTEVISRENFEEFVMNKL from the coding sequence ATGACTCACCGGGATTTAGAACAAAATATTTTAGATGCATGCTTTAAAGGTAAGATTATATTACTTTTAGGAGCACGTCAGGTGGGGAAAACAACACTACTCAAAGAGATTTTATCTAAAATCGATGTTTCCCATGTCTGGTTGAATGTAGATGAAGCTGATATTTTGCAGGCTTTTGAAACGGCAACTACCAGCACACAACTCCTACAACTTATTGGGAAAAAGAACAGACTGGTTGTCATGGACGAAGCCCAACAGATTTCAGATATTGGCAAGAAATTAAAATTGATTTACGACACCGACCCTGAGATACAGATTATTGCTACCGGATCCTCCTCTTTTGATTTGCAAAATAAAATGGCAGAACCTCTCACGGGAAGAAAGAGAACATTTTATCTCTATCCTCTTAGTTATAAGGAGATATCAAGAGGACAATCAATTCTGGAAGCAAAAAGACTCTTAGACACACGACTGATTTTTGGTTCGTATCCTGAAGTAGTAAACAATCCGGGGGATGAAAAGAGTATACTTATTGAGATAGCTAACAGTTACCTCTACAAAGATATTCTTAAACTGGATAATATCCGTAAACCTACACATATAGAAAAACTCCTACAGGCTTTGGCTTTTCAAGTTGGGAGCGAAGTCAGCTACAACGAACTGTCCAGAATAATCGGTAATATAGATACTGCAACAATTGAGAAATACCTTGATTTACTGGAAAAAGCATTTATAATATTTAAATTACCTGCGTTAAGTAGAAACCTGCGCAATGAAATCAAAAAAGGTAAGAAATATTACTTTTATGACAACGGCATACGCAATGTACTTATAAACAACTTCGCGGGTATTGATTTTAGGCAAGACAAAGGGGCTTTGTGGGAAAACTTCCTGATTGCTGAACGGATAAAAAACAATCACTATCAGGGACGATATGCCAATACATACTTTTGGCGTACGCATGATAAAGCGGAAATTGATTATATCGAAGAAGAAGACGGAGTGCTAAACGCTTTCGAATTGAAGTGGAGAACACAAAAAGTAAATTTTGCCAACTCCTTTCTGGAAGCATATCCAAATAACAAGACAGAGGTAATCAGTCGAGAGAATTTTGAAGAATTCGTAATGAACAAACTCTAA